One part of the Arabidopsis thaliana chromosome 1 sequence genome encodes these proteins:
- the GlcNAc1pUT1 gene encoding N-acetylglucosamine-1-phosphate uridylyltransferase 1 (N-acetylglucosamine-1-phosphate uridylyltransferase 1 (GlcNAc1pUT1); FUNCTIONS IN: UDP-N-acetylglucosamine diphosphorylase activity, UDP-N-acetylgalactosamine diphosphorylase activity; INVOLVED IN: UDP-N-acetylglucosamine metabolic process, UDP-N-acetylgalactosamine metabolic process; LOCATED IN: plasma membrane; EXPRESSED IN: 25 plant structures; EXPRESSED DURING: 13 growth stages; CONTAINS InterPro DOMAIN/s: UTP--glucose-1-phosphate uridylyltransferase (InterPro:IPR002618); BEST Arabidopsis thaliana protein match is: N-acetylglucosamine-1-phosphate uridylyltransferase 2 (TAIR:AT2G35020.1); Has 1399 Blast hits to 1393 proteins in 421 species: Archae - 0; Bacteria - 358; Metazoa - 399; Fungi - 277; Plants - 154; Viruses - 0; Other Eukaryotes - 211 (source: NCBI BLink).) produces MIEPSMERENGALTAATTTTTAVTSPPPMASSPRQALVERLKDYGQEDIFSLWDELSPDEKDFLVRDIENLDLPRIDRIIRCSLHSQGLPVAAIEPVPENWVSTVDGRTMEDREKWWKMGLKTIYEGKLGVVLLSGGQGTRLGSSDPKGCFNIGLPSGKSLFQIQAERILCVQRLAAQVVSEGPIRPVTIHWYIMTSPFTDEATRKYFSSHKYFGLEPDQISFFQQGTLPCVTKDGKFIMETPFSLAKAPDGNGGVYAALKCSRLLEDMASRGIKYVDCYGVDNVLVRVADPTFLGYFIDKGAASAAKVVRKAYPQEQVGVFVRRGKGGPLTVVEYSELDQSMASAINQRTGRLQYCWSNVCLHMFTLDFLNQVATGLEKDSVYHLAEKKIPSMNGYTMGLKLEQFIFDSFPYAPSTALFEVLREEEFAPVKNVNGSNFDTPESARLLVLRLHTRWVIAAGGFLTHSVPLYATGVEVSPLCSYAGENLEAICRGRTFHAPCEISL; encoded by the exons ATGATAGAACCGTCgatggagagagagaatggTGCTTTAACGGCGGCGACAACAACGACGACGGCGGTGACTTCTCCTCCTCCGATGGCTTCTTCACCGCGTCAAGCTTTAGTTGAGAGATTGAAAGATTATGGACAAGAagatattttctctctttgggATGAACTTTCACCAGACGAGAAAGATTTTCTCGTTAGAGATATTGAG AATTTGGATCTTCCAAGAATAGATCGGATCATTAGATGTTCACTTCACTCTCAAG GTTTACCGGTTGCGGCGATTGAACCGGTACCGGAGAATTGGGTTTCGACAGTAGATGGTAGAACAATGGAAGATAGAGAGAAATGGTGGAAAATGGGATTAAAAACTATCTATGAAGGCAAATTAGGTGTTGTGCTTTTATCTGGTGGACag GGAACAAGGCTTGGAAGCTCAGATCCAAAAGGATGTTTCA ATATCGGATTACCATCAGGGAAATCGCTCTTTCAGATTCAGGCAGAGAGAATCTTGTGTGTTCAAAGACTTGCTGCTCAAGTAGTGAGTGAAG GTCCAATTCGTCCAGTTACAATACATTGGTATATTATGACTAGTCCATTTACTGATGAAGCGACACGAAAATATTTCTCGAGTCACAAGTACTTTGGTCTTGAACCAGATCAA ATCAGTTTTTTCCAACAAGGTACTTTGCCCTGCGTTACAAAGGATGGAAAGTTTATTATGGAGACACCTTTCAGT CTAGCTAAAGCTCCAGATGGTAACGGCGGAGTCTATGCAG CGCTAAAGTGTTCAAGGCTATTAGAGGATATGGCTTCTAGGGGGATTAAATACGTCGATTGCTATGGCGTTGACAATGTCCTG GTTCGAGTAGCTGATCCTACTTTTCTTGGATACTTCATCGATAAAGGGGCTGCTTCGGCTGCAAAAGTTGTGCGGAAG GCATATCCTCAAGAACAGGTAGGAGTGTTTGTTAGAAGAGGTAAAGGAGGACCGTTGACAGTAGTTGAGTATAGTGAGCTTGATCAGTCTATGGCTTCTGCTATTAATCAACGAACAGGACGTCTTCAATATTGCTGGAGTAAC GTGTGCTTACACATGTTTACTTTAGATTTCCTTAATCAAGTAGCGACCGGCCTAGAAAAAGATAGCGT GTACCATTtggcggagaagaagataccaTCTATGAATGGATACACAATGGGACTAAAACTAGAACAATTCATTTTTGATTCGTTTCCTTATGCTCCTTCAACCGCACTTTTTGAG GTTTTAAGGGAAGAGGAGTTTGCACCAGTGAAGAATGTTAACGGGTCTAATTTTGATACACCGGAGAGTGCGAGGCTTTTGGTTCTAAGGTTACACACACGTTGGGTTATAGCAGCTGGTGGATTTCTAACACATTCTGTGCCTTTATATGCTACTG GTGTAGAGGTTTCACCTTTGTGCTCATACGCCGGAGAAAATCTTGAAGCTATTTGTCGAGGAAGAACGTTTCATGCACCTTGTGAAATTTCCCTCTAa
- the GlcNAc1pUT1 gene encoding N-acetylglucosamine-1-phosphate uridylyltransferase 1 (N-acetylglucosamine-1-phosphate uridylyltransferase 1 (GlcNAc1pUT1); FUNCTIONS IN: UDP-N-acetylglucosamine diphosphorylase activity, UDP-N-acetylgalactosamine diphosphorylase activity; INVOLVED IN: UDP-N-acetylglucosamine metabolic process, UDP-N-acetylgalactosamine metabolic process; LOCATED IN: plasma membrane; EXPRESSED IN: 25 plant structures; EXPRESSED DURING: 13 growth stages; CONTAINS InterPro DOMAIN/s: UTP--glucose-1-phosphate uridylyltransferase (InterPro:IPR002618); BEST Arabidopsis thaliana protein match is: N-acetylglucosamine-1-phosphate uridylyltransferase 2 (TAIR:AT2G35020.1); Has 709 Blast hits to 709 proteins in 330 species: Archae - 0; Bacteria - 268; Metazoa - 183; Fungi - 149; Plants - 68; Viruses - 0; Other Eukaryotes - 41 (source: NCBI BLink).), producing MIEPSMERENGALTAATTTTTAVTSPPPMASSPRQALVERLKDYGQEDIFSLWDELSPDEKDFLVRDIENLDLPRIDRIIRCSLHSQGLPVAAIEPVPENWVSTVDGRTMEDREKWWKMGLKTIYEGKLGVVLLSGGQGTRLGSSDPKGCFNIGLPSGKSLFQIQAERILCVQRLAAQVVSEGPIRPVTIHWYIMTSPFTDEATRKYFSSHKYFGLEPDQISFFQQGTLPCVTKDGKFIMETPFSLAKAPDGNGGVYAALKCSRLLEDMASRGIKYVDCYGVDNVLVRVADPTFLGYFIDKGAASAAKVVRKAYPQEQVGVFVRRGKGGPLTVVEYSELDQSMASAINQRTGRLQYCWSNVCLHMFTLDFLNQVATGLEKDSV from the exons ATGATAGAACCGTCgatggagagagagaatggTGCTTTAACGGCGGCGACAACAACGACGACGGCGGTGACTTCTCCTCCTCCGATGGCTTCTTCACCGCGTCAAGCTTTAGTTGAGAGATTGAAAGATTATGGACAAGAagatattttctctctttgggATGAACTTTCACCAGACGAGAAAGATTTTCTCGTTAGAGATATTGAG AATTTGGATCTTCCAAGAATAGATCGGATCATTAGATGTTCACTTCACTCTCAAG GTTTACCGGTTGCGGCGATTGAACCGGTACCGGAGAATTGGGTTTCGACAGTAGATGGTAGAACAATGGAAGATAGAGAGAAATGGTGGAAAATGGGATTAAAAACTATCTATGAAGGCAAATTAGGTGTTGTGCTTTTATCTGGTGGACag GGAACAAGGCTTGGAAGCTCAGATCCAAAAGGATGTTTCA ATATCGGATTACCATCAGGGAAATCGCTCTTTCAGATTCAGGCAGAGAGAATCTTGTGTGTTCAAAGACTTGCTGCTCAAGTAGTGAGTGAAG GTCCAATTCGTCCAGTTACAATACATTGGTATATTATGACTAGTCCATTTACTGATGAAGCGACACGAAAATATTTCTCGAGTCACAAGTACTTTGGTCTTGAACCAGATCAA ATCAGTTTTTTCCAACAAGGTACTTTGCCCTGCGTTACAAAGGATGGAAAGTTTATTATGGAGACACCTTTCAGT CTAGCTAAAGCTCCAGATGGTAACGGCGGAGTCTATGCAG CGCTAAAGTGTTCAAGGCTATTAGAGGATATGGCTTCTAGGGGGATTAAATACGTCGATTGCTATGGCGTTGACAATGTCCTG GTTCGAGTAGCTGATCCTACTTTTCTTGGATACTTCATCGATAAAGGGGCTGCTTCGGCTGCAAAAGTTGTGCGGAAG GCATATCCTCAAGAACAGGTAGGAGTGTTTGTTAGAAGAGGTAAAGGAGGACCGTTGACAGTAGTTGAGTATAGTGAGCTTGATCAGTCTATGGCTTCTGCTATTAATCAACGAACAGGACGTCTTCAATATTGCTGGAGTAAC GTGTGCTTACACATGTTTACTTTAGATTTCCTTAATCAAGTAGCGACCGGCCTAGAAAAAGATAGCGTGTAA
- a CDS encoding F-box family protein (F-box family protein; FUNCTIONS IN: molecular_function unknown; INVOLVED IN: biological_process unknown; LOCATED IN: chloroplast; CONTAINS InterPro DOMAIN/s: F-box domain, cyclin-like (InterPro:IPR001810), F-box domain, Skp2-like (InterPro:IPR022364), F-box associated domain, type 3 (InterPro:IPR013187), F-box associated interaction domain (InterPro:IPR017451); BEST Arabidopsis thaliana protein match is: F-box family protein (TAIR:AT1G31090.1); Has 1333 Blast hits to 1052 proteins in 21 species: Archae - 0; Bacteria - 0; Metazoa - 0; Fungi - 0; Plants - 1333; Viruses - 0; Other Eukaryotes - 0 (source: NCBI BLink).): MNRGANSASIPNDLILEILSRLPAKSTGRFRCVSKLWGSMLCHSYFTELFLTRSSARPRLLIGIHQDGDRFFFSCPQPQSPYDNSSIVLAADFHMKFGRVEDEWVYHILTLGTENVRWREIICPFSYDPPREKPICINGVLYYISVGSYYSLIGCFDVRSEKFKFLYLSPDCFPNWSRKLINYKGKLGVTIMEDYHGGFPLKLRMWVLEDVEKEEWTRYAYTLRPENKVEDNDYVYVVGATASGEIVLTKQNAYKPFYVFYFSPERNTLLSVEIQGVGEEWFYHNVYYFVDHVEDLRFDVMKTTYAGTSRSPPKQSTSTSSREDHEVRTLAHQKEDRLTFESVNQFDALRLLEDD; encoded by the coding sequence ATGAACAGAGGAGCAAACTCTGCTTCCATCCCTAATGATCTCATTCTTGAAATACTCTCGAGATTGCCTGCAAAGTCAACCGGGAGGTTTCGCTGCGTGTCGAAGCTGTGGGGATCCATGCTTTGCCATTCATATTTCACGGAGTTGTTCTTAACGAGGTCCTCGGCTCGTCCACGTCTCTTAATTGGGATCCACCAAGACGGTGACCGGTTTTTCTTCTCGTGTCCTCAGCCTCAAAGCCCATATGATAACTCTTCTATTGTTTTAGCAGCAGATTTTCATATGAAGTTCGGTAGAGTTGAGGATGAATGGGTTTATCATATTCTGACATTAGGAACTGAAAATGTGAGGTGGAGGGAGATTATATGTCCCTTTTCATATGATCCTCCTCGGGAAAAGCCGATATGCATCAATGGGGTTTTGTATTACATAAGTGTCGGTAGTTATTATTCACTTATAGGTTGCTTTGATGTTAGGTCTGAGAAATTCAAGTTTTTATATCTAAGCCCAGATTGCTTTCCAAACTGGTCTAGAAAATTGATAAACTATAAGGGTAAATTAGGTGTGACTATAATGGAAGATTATCATGGTGGATTTCCCCTTAAGTTGCGTATGTGGGTTCTAGAGGATGTCGAGAAAGAGGAATGGACGAGATATGCCTACACTTTGAGGCCTGAGAATAAAGTCGAGGACAATGACTATGTATATGTTGTTGGGGCAACTGCTTCAGGTGAAATTGTTTTGACGAAACAGAATGCATATAAAccgttttatgttttctacttTAGTCCTGAAAGGAACACTCTCCTAAGCGTTGAAATCCAAGGTGTTGGAGAAGAATGGTTTTATCATAATGTTTACTACTTTGTAGACCATGTCGAGGATCTTAGGTTTGATGTTATGAAGACAACATATGCTGGAACATCTAGAAGCCCACCAAAACAGAGCACATCAACATCATCTAGAGAAGATCATGAAGTGAGGACCCTTGCTCACCAGAAAGAAGATCGTCTTACGTTTGAGAGTGTTAACCAATTTGATGCTCTGCGTCTTTTAGaagatgattaa